CTAATGCCGATCGAGCAGCTTGCGCGGGTCGGTGATGCAACCGCTCACCGCGGCCGCCGCGACGCTTACCGGGCTTGCGAGATGGGTGCGGCTGTGCGGTCCCTGGCGATGCTCGAAATTGCGGTTGGTGGTAGAGATCGAGCGCTTGCCGGCGGGTACCAGGTCGCCGTTGCTGCCGACGCACATCGAGCAGCCGGCGTTGCGCCACTCGAATCCGGCATCGACGAAGATCCGGGCGAGGCCGGCTGCTTCGGCGGCGCGCTTGACCGCCATCGAACCCGGCACCGCGAACGCGGTCACGCCTGGTTTCACCTTGCGCCCGCGCAGCACGCGCGCGGCGGCTTCCAGGTCGGATAGCCGCGCATTGGTGCAGGAGCCGATGAACGCATAGTCGACCGGCACGCCTTCGAGCGGCTTGCCGGGCTCAAGATTCATGTAGGCCAAGGCGCGCTCGAGCGCCTGGCGCCGGTTTGCGTCGCCGACCCGCGCGGGATCGGGCAGCGGCTCGTTGACGCCGACCGTATCCTGCGGCGAATTGCCGAACGAAATCTGCGGCGCGATGCGCGAGCAATCGATCGAGAACTCGCGCTCGAAATGCGCATCGGGATCGCTGCAGAGCTCGCGCCAATCGGCGAGCGCCCGCCCCCAATCCTTCCCCTTGGGCGCATAGTCGCGGCCGGCGACATAGTCGAAGGTCGCATCATCGGGCGCTACGATCCCGTAGCGTGCGCCCAATTCGATCGACATGTTGCATACGGTCATGCGCGCCTCGATCGGCAACACGCGAATCGCGGAGCCCGCATATTCCACCGCGCAGCCGGTGCCCGCAGCGACGCCGTGCCGGGCAATGAAGTACAGGATCATGTCTTTCGCGCCGACGCCCGGACCGGGCGCGCCCTCGAACGTGATGCGCATCTGCGGCGGCTTGCGCTGCAGGAGCGCCTGCGTCGCCATCACGTGCATCACCTCGGTCGTGCCGATGCCGAAGGCGAGCGCGCCGAGTCCGCCGTTGGTGGCGGTGTGACTGTCGCCGCACACCAGCGTACAGCCGGGCAGCGTGATGCCGCGCTCGGGGGCGACGACGTGCGCGATGCCCTGGTGCGGGCTGTCCACGTCGTACAGCTCCTGGTCGAACTCGCGGCAATTGTCGCGCAGCGCGTGGATACGCTCGATGCCGGGGGGATGCGACTCCCCGGTGCGTCCGGGGAGCGTCGACAGGATGTGATCGACGACCGCGAAGGTGAGATCGGTGTTGCGCAGGCGCCGCCGCCTGCGCCGCATGCCGTCGAAGGCCTGCCGGCTGGTGCCGTCGTGCAGAAAATGCCGGTCGATGTGCAGCAGCGTGCGCCCGTCCGAAAGCTCGGTGATGACGTGGCTGCGCCAGATCTTGTCGACCAGGGTGCTCGCTTCGCGGTTGGTTGACATGACTATGGTGCCCCCTCAGAATCGACCGGCCCGAATCGAAGACGACGAGATGTCGCCGTAGCTCGCGCGCGGGACCGGATCGCGAGCTTTGTCCCAGAGTCGCGTTGCCATGTCAACTCCATCCCGAATCCCAAGCCGCGTGCTGGTCGCGATGTCCCTCGCAGCTGCGTGCGCGGTCTGCTCGCCGGTGCGCGCGGGCGAGCCGGCATGGAAGCCGCAGAAGAACGTCGAACTGGACGTCATCGAGACCCTGAAGAAGGGCACGCCGCCCCTGAGCTTCGGCTTCTCGACCGCGGCCGGCAACGCCTCGCACATCGCGCTCGCGCAGCTTGCCCGCTATGCCGATACCGATCCGCGCAAGCTGCGTGTGGTCGTCAACGCTTCGGGCAGCATCACCGCCACCCAGGTCGCCGGCAACCACGTCAGCGTCGGCGTTTCGAGCTCCGGCAGCGCAGCCGCGGTCGTGGCCGCGGGCAAGGCACGGCTGATCGGGACGCTGGCGAATCGGCGCCTGCCGCGGCTGCCCGATCTGCCCACGCTGGGCGAGCAGGGCTACGAGGTCGTCGCGCCCACCTGGTTCACGGTGTTCGGACCGAAAGGTTTGCAGCCCGCCCACGTCGCTTACTG
The Betaproteobacteria bacterium genome window above contains:
- the leuC gene encoding 3-isopropylmalate dehydratase large subunit — protein: MSTNREASTLVDKIWRSHVITELSDGRTLLHIDRHFLHDGTSRQAFDGMRRRRRRLRNTDLTFAVVDHILSTLPGRTGESHPPGIERIHALRDNCREFDQELYDVDSPHQGIAHVVAPERGITLPGCTLVCGDSHTATNGGLGALAFGIGTTEVMHVMATQALLQRKPPQMRITFEGAPGPGVGAKDMILYFIARHGVAAGTGCAVEYAGSAIRVLPIEARMTVCNMSIELGARYGIVAPDDATFDYVAGRDYAPKGKDWGRALADWRELCSDPDAHFEREFSIDCSRIAPQISFGNSPQDTVGVNEPLPDPARVGDANRRQALERALAYMNLEPGKPLEGVPVDYAFIGSCTNARLSDLEAAARVLRGRKVKPGVTAFAVPGSMAVKRAAEAAGLARIFVDAGFEWRNAGCSMCVGSNGDLVPAGKRSISTTNRNFEHRQGPHSRTHLASPVSVAAAAVSGCITDPRKLLDRH